TAAGGGATCCGTATATCCAAAAATCCCATGATCAATTCTTTTATGAAATTCATCAAGAATCTCATCTGGCAGACGAAAATCCATATCTGCTACCCAAAGAGGAAGCAGGTCATCTCTTCCTTTTCTCTTCATTCCAAAATCGTATTTCAAACAATCTGTTCCATGTCTGTCGATTACTTCGTCAAAATTGTATTTTCCCATTTTCTACTCCTGTGTTGTTTTTTCTGTCTTTTTATACTGGAACATATAATATTTCATTTTTACCACCACAGATCATGCCAAGTGTTGCACTCTGTGCATTCGATAGATCATATTTTTTTCTTGTGATCTCTTTCATCGATGGTGCTTCTTCCATAACAGTTTTTTCTAAGTTTCCTCCACCAATACTTCCAATAATTCCATCTTTTGTGACAAGCATCATACTTCCAACACCTCGTGGAGATGAACCGGATTTCTTTGTGATAATACACAGCACTCCTGATTCTTTTGTCTCAAAAAGTTCTTTACTCATCGTACTTTCTGTTTCGTGATTTTTGATTGCGATCATCTCTGCTGCGATACTGATTGCAATCTCTTCTGGCGTTCTTGCACCGATCTTTAATCCGATTGGTGCATGGATCGTGCTGATCTGTTCTTCACTGTATCCTTCTTCTTTCATTATCTCGAAGGTTTTTGCAACTTTTCCTTTGCTTCCGATCATTCCAAGATAGAGATATGGTCTTCGTAATACCGTTTCTGCACATAATCTGTCATTTGCATGTCCACGTGTGACAACCACATAAAATGCGTTATCTTGTTCTGGCAAAATATCTTCTATGTCATGAAAATCTCTGCAGTAAACTTCATCTGCTTGTGATAGTTTCTCTGAATCTGCAAATTCCTCTCTGTCATCGATCATAATCGTGTAGAAATCTAAAAATTTCGCAATCCGGAGTAACTGGATCGCTACATGTCCAGCCCCGAAGATAACTAATTTCGGCTGAATCTTAAACCAATCGTCCTTGATCTGTGCGACATCTTTTTCTTCCTGTAAGAATCGAGCGATCACTCTTTGATATAGTGTACCTGCCTGTCCTGGATATACTTTGATTTTTGTATCTTTATATTGCTCTCTCAATGGTCCTAGATATCCTTTCTTCAGTAATTTTTGTAAATGCAGCGGTGTAAGGATCGTATCTTCTTTAATCTCTAAATCCTTGTCCGCTAATGAAAGTCTGTGAACAACCTTGCTGGCTGGTTTCCCAAGTGCTGACATTCCGATCACAATATGAATCTCATCGATATTTTCAGGGATCACTGGTTCATAATCCGCTGGAATCTTTGCCGGCATTCCCCTGGAACCATCGGCTTCTATCAGCGTGATATCTGCTTCTTTTACTGCAGTTTCATAGAAATCTTCTGGTAATGGTCCGATTTTTTGTACTAATGCATTTTCTGGCGTCGCAGGCATTCCCGCCATACAATATCCGGTTTCATTTAATTGCTTTCGAATATCTTCTATATTTTCAGGGATCACGGTATCGGATTCCTTTTTCATATGAGTTGTCGTTGTGACAAAGACTTTCTTTCCAAGACTTCTATAATACTGTGCTAACTTATGAACTCTCGTTGTTTTTCCACCGGAACCTGCAACTGCAATGATCATATCTTTTTCCTCTTTATTCTTCTGCAAGAATCTTAACTGCATTTATTATCTGGTTGATTTCTTTCATTGTTGTCTCATGTCCAAAACTGAATCTTACCATACCCTGCTCTATCGTACCGAAATGCTCATGTACCAATGGTGCACAATGAGCACCTGATCTTGTCTGTATCTGAAAACGTTCCATTAATTCATCACTGACACTTCCGGAATCATATTCTTCCAGGTTGATCGAACAAATGGCGGTTTGTTTTGTCAGATCTAATTGCTTTTCATGGTAAATTTTAATTCCTTGGATCTTCTGAATTTTTTTATAAAATATTTCAATAAGATTCATTTCCTGTTCACGTATCTTATCAATTCCATATGTATTGATAAAATCAATCGCTGCCCCAAGTCCTACGATTCCGATCCCATTTAATGTTCCTGCTTCCAATGCCTGTGGCAGCACTCCTGGCTGTGTTTTCGAAAATGATAAGATTCCTGTTCCACCTGTTTTTAACGGACGAATCTCTACACCTTTTCTAATACAGATCCCCCCGATACCCTGCGGTCCCATCAAGCCTTTATGTCCGGTAAAACATAATATATCGATATTATCTTCCTTCATGGAGATTGGAATCACTCCAGCACTTTGAGCGGTATCAACGACAAATAAAATTCCTTTTTCTCTACAAAGTTTTCCAACACTTTGGATATCAAACATTTCACCTGTCACATTGGATGCATGCGTCATCACGATCATCTTGGTATCTTTTGTGATTGCCTGTTTGATATCCCCCACATCTGGTGAAGTGATCGTTAAGCAAACTCCTTGTCGTTCCATCTCATATAATGGACGAAGAACGCTGTTGTGCTCCATAAACGTTGTGATCACATGATCACCATGATTTAAGCTTCCTTTGATCACTGTGTTTAAGCTTTCTGTAATTCCACTGGTAAATACAACTTGTTCTGCTCCATAGCCGTCAAAAAACTGATCTACTTTCGTACGAACTTCGTAAATCTTTCTTGCAGCATCCAGAGAACTTTCGTTGACACCTCTTCCGCTGTTGCCAAGTGCCAATGCGTTCATAACTGCATCCTTGACACACTCTGGTTTCGTGATATGCGTTGCTGCATAATCTGCATAAATTGTTTCTACCTTTTGTTTCTCATGGGTACATATAGGAACATTCGGTTCTTCCTGCTGATCGGAAAGATTATTTTTCAAATATAATAATGCTTCCAAAACACCACCTGCAATGCATCTGGCTTTATCTGAAATTGTAAAGCAGTTATCGTATTCTTCAGCTCTCGGATCGATATCTGCGATCTTAAATCCTTTTGTCACCGGATATCCATCACGAATTAAACCTCTCAGTAATCCATCCATACTTGCAGGTACATCAACAATCGTACCTTCTGGTGTTTCTATCTTTGCTAATAACTGGCCTTTGCTTACCATATCTGTGATATGACAGATATTTCTTAAAATCCCTTTAGCTTGGGAATGGATCACTCGTTCTTTTCCAAAGCCTTTGATCACTCCTGGAATTCCTGTGTTCGGGATCGCACTGCCTTCTTTGATGATCCTTCCAAGCCTGTGTCCACGCATCGTCTCGATCACAACATCGACATCTTCCCCTGCTGTAAATCCAGGTCCTAAAGCGATCGTGATCGGTGCCATATCTCTTGTTGTACCAAGATTTTTCTTCGCAAGAATGGCATCAACAACTGCGATCGGATGCAATTGTTTGATCATTTCTCCATTTGGATCGATCATTAATGCCGGATTCCCTGCTTTCATGATCTGTTCTGCTTCTTTGATATCATGTGCAAGATGGCAGGTCATATCCTCAACCTGCCACTTTTCTTCATAAACTGCTTCTGAAAATGCAACATTTCTACGAATTGCAGATGGATGTGCAATTTCTAAGATCAATACATGAAAACCACTTTTTACCAATTTATAAATTGTACCTGTGGCGATATCTCCACCGCCTCTTACAATGATTAAATCTTTCATAGATATTCCTCAAGGTTTGATCACTTTTCCTGCTTTTTCCATCATTTCTACGATATCATACATATTTGTGATGGAACCAACCGCTAATTTATCTGTAATATCATAGAAATTTAAGCATGTTCCGCAAGTATATATTTCGACCCCTTCTGCTTCTAATGTTTTTAAATCTTCTAAAGAATCAGAATCTTCGCATGTAAGATATGCTCCTGAATTATAAAATAATACCTTTGATGGAAGTTTATCCTGTTTTGTTACTGCAAATAAAAACGCTTTGATCA
The sequence above is drawn from the Anaerostipes hadrus ATCC 29173 = JCM 17467 genome and encodes:
- the yqeC gene encoding selenium cofactor biosynthesis protein YqeC, with amino-acid sequence MIIAVAGSGGKTTRVHKLAQYYRSLGKKVFVTTTTHMKKESDTVIPENIEDIRKQLNETGYCMAGMPATPENALVQKIGPLPEDFYETAVKEADITLIEADGSRGMPAKIPADYEPVIPENIDEIHIVIGMSALGKPASKVVHRLSLADKDLEIKEDTILTPLHLQKLLKKGYLGPLREQYKDTKIKVYPGQAGTLYQRVIARFLQEEKDVAQIKDDWFKIQPKLVIFGAGHVAIQLLRIAKFLDFYTIMIDDREEFADSEKLSQADEVYCRDFHDIEDILPEQDNAFYVVVTRGHANDRLCAETVLRRPYLYLGMIGSKGKVAKTFEIMKEEGYSEEQISTIHAPIGLKIGARTPEEIAISIAAEMIAIKNHETESTMSKELFETKESGVLCIITKKSGSSPRGVGSMMLVTKDGIIGSIGGGNLEKTVMEEAPSMKEITRKKYDLSNAQSATLGMICGGKNEILYVPV
- a CDS encoding aminotransferase class V-fold PLP-dependent enzyme — translated: MYADYAATHITKPECVKDAVMNALALGNSGRGVNESSLDAARKIYEVRTKVDQFFDGYGAEQVVFTSGITESLNTVIKGSLNHGDHVITTFMEHNSVLRPLYEMERQGVCLTITSPDVGDIKQAITKDTKMIVMTHASNVTGEMFDIQSVGKLCREKGILFVVDTAQSAGVIPISMKEDNIDILCFTGHKGLMGPQGIGGICIRKGVEIRPLKTGGTGILSFSKTQPGVLPQALEAGTLNGIGIVGLGAAIDFINTYGIDKIREQEMNLIEIFYKKIQKIQGIKIYHEKQLDLTKQTAICSINLEEYDSGSVSDELMERFQIQTRSGAHCAPLVHEHFGTIEQGMVRFSFGHETTMKEINQIINAVKILAEE